The following proteins come from a genomic window of Crassostrea angulata isolate pt1a10 chromosome 1, ASM2561291v2, whole genome shotgun sequence:
- the LOC128165363 gene encoding prestin-like produces MATLEFSHRYLEIEENSQTLLQRLKKNFYCSPRRAWKFCAYHLPVLKFLKYYKFKEYVLMDFLTGLTIGIMHIPQALAFGLLASVKVENGLYTSLWPILFYVIFGTSPHISMGTSAVICMVTAGVVDIRADEFKSQNQHLLASFIAKINATMQNSTTVEWVNIPEFMDFKENVAMNISLFSGLILIFMGMFRLGFITFYFSESFFSGFTSGAAVHIATSQMPALLGIHVKRYSGAFKIVYTYKDIFKNITSVNLATLVISIICIIILCVVKECINERFKHKLKIPIPTELIIVIVATLVSFLSDLKEVFDVDVVGTIPNTIPAPVLPDMTDVPLYLGDCFVVAILIFSNTIAMAKICAKKHNYELNDNQEIYAYGICNFASSFFKCFPSAVAPPRSMILSSMNAKTTISGLFSALLMLLVIVAISELFYSLPKAALASIILVALKGLFVQMSDARRYWMINKYDFIIWLCTITSVVFIDIDFGLGIGLAVSLLTIVFQSQRASALRLMKYNSNFRNIRGIKKLFSLSPIKIFVYKSSIFFANAEIFRNKLYSSTVNPRKFMKLLNKKYENTPTGGGNDSTPKRTGLPLQKISTVTTENGLNNNNQPDSVFSSVSFEESSSSNHLYSNQADFDAGNFLNKESVFVGLPPPEHVLSLTSIDTLDSLDTVDSGFDEISNPKQLLAEYKRTRVIILDMACVNYIDASGTNLLVHVHKEYSKLGIRLLLSGLSERVHVTMKHSAAFDVIPKDDVFPDLADAMAFAEELVVQPSEPAQTTPTRSVSFTDEEAVEESYVVHL; encoded by the coding sequence ATGGCCACACTGGAATTCAGTCATCGCTATTTGGAAATCGAAGAAAATTCTCAGACCTTGCTACAGAGACTGAAAAAGAATTTCTACTGTTCTCCCAGACGTGCATGGAAGTTCTGTGCTTACCATTTACCCGTGTTGAAATTCCTCAAGTATTACAAATTCAAGGAGTATGTGTTGATGGACTTTCTGACGGGACTGACCATTGGAATCATGCACATTCCACAGGCCCTGGCGTTTGGATTGCTTGCTTCAGTTAAGGTAGAGAACGGACTTTATACCTCACTATGGCCGATATTGTTCTATGTTATTTTTGGTACATCGCCTCACATCTCCATGGGAACTAGCGCCGTGATCTGTATGGTAACCGCCGGGGTTGTTGATATACGGGCAGATGAGTTCAAATCCCAAAATCAACATTTACTGGCCTCGTTTATTGCTAAAATTAATGCAACGATGCAAAACTCGACTACCGTGGAGTGGGTGAATATTCCGGAATTCATGGATTTCAAGGAGAACGTTGCAATGAACATTTCGTTGTTCTCGGGTCTTATCCTTATTTTCATGGGAATGTTCCGTCTTGGATTTATTACTTTCTACTTTTCCGAGTCCTTCTTTAGTGGTTTCACTTCCGGTGCAGCAGTTCATATCGCAACAAGTCAGATGCCGGCTCTTCTAGGAATTCATGTCAAACGCTACTCGGGGGCCTTCAAAATAGTCTACACATacaaagacatttttaaaaacatcacatcAGTAAACCTTGCCACCCTTGTCATTTCCATCATTTGTATAATCATTCTGTGTGTTGTGAAGGAATGTATAAATGAGCGTTTCAAGCATAAATTAAAGATTCCGATTCCGACCGAGTTGATCATTGTAATAGTCGCGACTCTCGTCTCCTTTTTGTCGGACCTGAAGGAGGTGTTCGATGTCGATGTTGTCGGGACGATTCCAAACACAATACCGGCTCCGGTGCTACCCGACATGACCGACGTTCCCCTGTATTTGGGCGACTGCTTTGTCGTCGCCATCCTGATTTTCTCCAATACCATTGCAATGGCAAAAATATGCGCCAAAAAGCATAACTACGAATTAAACGACAATCAGGAAATCTATGCCTACGGCATTTGCAATTTCGCCAGTTCGTTTTTTAAGTGCTTTCCGTCCGCTGTGGCTCCTCCAAGATCAATGATTCTGTCGTCCATGAACGCCAAAACGACAATAAGTGGTTTGTTCTCGGCTCTTCTGATGCTCTTGGTCATTGTGGCAATCAGTGAACTATTCTATTCCCTGCCAAAAGCTGCTTTAGCTTCCATTATTCTGGTAGCATTGAAAGGACTGTTCGTTCAAATGTCGGATGCTAGACGATATTGGATGATCAACAAGTACGATTTCATCATTTGGTTATGTACGATTACCTCTGTGGTTTTCATTGACATTGACTTTGGACTCGGTATCGGGTTAGCAGTCTCTCTCCTTACCATTGTGTTTCAAAGCCAGCGAGCTTCAGCCTTGAGATTGATGAAGTACAACTCTAACTTCAGAAATATACGTGGCATAAAGAAACTGTTCTCACTGAGTCCCATCAAAATATTTGTGTACAAATCAAGCATATTCTTCGCAAATGCTGAGATATTCCGTAACAAATTGTACTCGTCAACTGTCAACCCAAGGAAGTTtatgaaattgttaaacaagAAGTACGAAAACACACCTACTGGAGGTGGAAATGACAGTACACCCAAACGCACTGGTCTTCCACTCCAGAAAATATCGACTGTCACTACAGAAAATGGCTTGAATAATAACAACCAGCCTGACAGTGTATTTTCATCAGTTTCTTTCGAGGAATCTTCGTCGAGTAATCATTTATACAGCAATCAAGCCGATTTTGATGCTGGCAATTTCTTAAACAAGGAGTCTGTTTTTGTGGGATTGCCACCACCGGAGCATGTTCTGAGTCTCACGTCTATTGACACACTTGATAGCTTGGACACTGTAGACTCTGGATTTGACGAAATTTCAAATCCCAAGCAACTGCTAGCAGAGTACAAGCGGACTCGAGTCATCATTCTTGACATGGCATGCGTGAACTACATCGATGCTTCCGGTACTAATCTCCTCGTTCACGTCCACAAAGAGTACTCAAAACTTGGAATTCGTCTTCTTTTGTCGGGATTATCTGAAAGAGTTCACGTAACAATGAAACATTCAGCTGCTTTTGACGTCATTCCAAAAGATGACGTATTTCCGGATTTGGCGGACGCCATGGCGTTTGCGGAGGAACTCGTTGTTCAGCCGTCTGAACCAGCTCAAACGACCCCGACTCGATCAGTGTCTTTCACGGACGAGGAAGCTGTGGAAGAATCATATGTTGTGCATCTATAG